From a region of the Saccharomyces paradoxus chromosome IV, complete sequence genome:
- the EMI2 gene encoding putative glucokinase (similar to YDR516C), translating to MSFENLHKVNAEALEDAVVEICSSLEVDAAKLDELTAYFIECMEKGLNNTSVGEEKTVDKGLPMIPTYVTSLPNGTERGVLLAADLGGTHFRVCSVTLNGDGTFDMQQLKSKIPEEYLNDKDVTSEELFSYLGRRTRAFVRKHHPELLKSTGENIKPLKMGFTFSYPIDQTSLSSGTLIRWTKSFKIEDTVGKDVVRLYQEQLDIQGLSMINVVALTNDTVGTFLSHCYTSGARPSSAGEISEPVIGCIFGTGTNGCYMEDIENIKKLPDELRTRLLHEGKTQMCINIEWGSFDNELKHLSATKYDIDIDQKFSPNPGYHLFEKRISGMYLGELLRNILVDLHARGLILGQYRNYDQLPHRLKTPFQLCSEVLSRIEIDDSTNLRETELSFLQSLRLPTTFEERKAIQNLVRSITRRSAYLAAVPIAAILIKTNALNKRYHGEVEIGFDGYVIEYYPGFRSMLRHALALSPIGTEGERKIHLRLAKDGSGVGAALCALVA from the coding sequence ATgtcatttgaaaatttacatAAAGTCAATGCTGAGGCATTGGAGGATGCCGTCGTCGAGATCTGCTCCTCGTTGGAGGTCGATGCAGCAAAGTTGGACGAACTAACAGCCTACTTCATCGAATGTATGGAAAAGGGGTTGAATAACACCTCTGTAGGCGAAGAAAAGACGGTGGACAAGGGTTTACCCATGATCCCAACATATGTAACCAGTTTGCCCAATGGGACAGAACGTGGTGTTTTGCTGGCTGCAGATTTGGGTGGGACTCACTTCAGAGTGTGTTCTGTGACTTTGAATGGTGACGGAACTTTTGATATGCAGCAATTGAAATCTAAGATTCCAGAAGAGTATCTCAATGATAAGGATGTCACCAGCGAAGAGCTGTTTAGCTACTTGGGCCGTCGTACAAGGGCTTTTGTTAGAAAGCACCATCCTGAGTTGTTGAAGTCCACGGGAGAGAACATAAAACCTTTGAAAATGGGGTTCACCTTCTCCTATCCGATTGACCAAACTTCTTTGAGTTCCGGTACTTTAATCAGATGGACCAAAAGCttcaaaattgaagacACGGTCGGCAAGGATGTAGTGAGATTGTACCAAGAACAACTAGACATCCAGGGGCTCTCCATGATCAATGTGGTGGCTTTGACCAATGACACGGTTGGCACTTTCTTATCGCACTGCTACACCTCAGGCGCCCGTCCCTCGAGTGCTGGTGAGATCAGCGAGCCTGTCATTGGTTGTATCTTTGGTACCGGTACTAACGGTTGCTATATGGaggatattgaaaacatcAAGAAGTTACCAGATGAACTGAGAACAAGACTGCTGCATGAAGGAAAGACTCAAATGTGCATTAACATTGAATGGGGTTCCTTCGATAATGAATTGAAACATTTATCTGCTACAAAGTATGACATCGATATCgatcaaaaattctctCCAAATCCAGGTTACCAtctatttgaaaaaagaatttccGGCATGTATTTGGGGGAGCTGTTGAGAAACATCTTGGTGGACTTACATGCAAGGGGCTTAATATTGGGGCAGTACCGTAATTACGATCAGTTACCTCATCGTTTAAAGACTCCTTTCCAATTGTGTAGCGAAGTTCTCTCCAGGATCGAAATCGACGATTCGACAAACTTGCGTGAAACCGAATTGTCGTTCTTGCAAAGTTTAAGGCTACCGACCACTTTTGAAGAACGTAAAGcgattcaaaatttggtcCGTTCAATTACAAGAAGATCTGCATATTTGGCAGCCGTTCCGATTGCCGCTATCCTAATCAAGACGAACGCTTTGAACAAAAGATATCACGGTGAAGTAGAAATCGGCTTCGATGGTTATGTCATTGAATACTACCCTGGGTTCAGGTCCATGCTAAGACATGCTTTGGCATTAAGTCCAATTGGCACTGAGGGTGAACGTAAGATCCATTTGCGTCTAGCCAAAGATGGGTCCGGTGTTGGTGCAGCTTTGTGTGCTCTTGTGGCATGA